A region of Jonquetella anthropi DSM 22815 DNA encodes the following proteins:
- a CDS encoding metal-dependent transcriptional regulator: MVTSRTEDYLETIFEIEMEGQLPSITELASRLGLRKATVTVAVQRMTEENLMLHERYGKIALTRKGLGLALVTFRRHQQMKALFERMLDLPSDVAEKMACAVEHELTPLADQRVSAFVEFMAEERRKKSPWLDRLDEALKQPQKLTVPLAMIPPSLNCEVQAIAAPAERREELRRLGIVVGAGLVRCSDDEELCFSLIDGSDPIKLPLQDGVAIWVIPCATGEESLFHE, translated from the coding sequence GTGGTTACATCGCGCACCGAAGACTACTTAGAGACCATTTTTGAAATTGAAATGGAAGGGCAGCTGCCGTCGATTACCGAACTGGCATCACGGCTCGGGCTTCGCAAAGCGACGGTAACCGTCGCCGTCCAGCGCATGACGGAAGAGAACCTGATGCTTCACGAGCGGTACGGGAAAATTGCCCTGACCCGCAAAGGGCTAGGCCTGGCCCTCGTGACGTTTCGGCGCCACCAGCAGATGAAAGCGCTTTTCGAGCGGATGCTCGACCTGCCGTCGGACGTGGCCGAGAAAATGGCCTGCGCGGTGGAACACGAGCTGACGCCGCTCGCGGACCAGCGGGTGAGCGCGTTCGTCGAATTCATGGCCGAAGAGCGCCGCAAGAAGTCGCCGTGGCTTGACCGGCTGGACGAGGCCTTGAAGCAGCCCCAGAAATTGACCGTCCCTCTGGCGATGATCCCACCGTCGCTCAACTGCGAAGTCCAGGCGATTGCCGCCCCGGCTGAACGCCGCGAAGAGCTTCGCCGGCTTGGCATCGTCGTGGGCGCCGGGCTCGTTCGCTGCTCTGACGATGAAGAGCTGTGCTTCTCCCTGATCGACGGCAGCGACCCGATCAAGCTTCCTCTTCAGGATGGGGTCGCTATCTGGGTTATTCCCTGCGCTACAGGAGAAGAAAGCCTGTTTCACGAGTAA
- a CDS encoding peptidylprolyl isomerase has product MRFNRVFLAAITVAATAGIAFAASADNDAKILAKVGPVTITERDMNMAIAAYPAQQRAYIETPQGRAALLDELVNFNLLALSGKEQNLQDTQAFKDAMQLHERQVLANLAGEKAIAGSGDNISDAEIKQYYDAHQDSFFVPESIRASHILISVPKGASDKEVAEAKDKAMDIIKKIKSGSLEFSKAAQDMSSCPSKVQGGDLGFFSKGQMVPAFEKAAFALKPGEMTSEPVRTDFGFHIIKVTDAHPAKTMPLDDVKASIKSTLSSQAKLAAFQKAIAELRQKYPVEILDESLKTPAPASSTSAPAPTSEPVPADAKK; this is encoded by the coding sequence ATGCGTTTTAATCGCGTGTTCTTGGCTGCAATAACAGTTGCCGCCACAGCAGGCATTGCCTTTGCGGCTTCCGCAGACAACGATGCCAAGATTCTTGCTAAAGTCGGCCCGGTAACTATCACCGAACGGGATATGAACATGGCGATAGCCGCATACCCTGCCCAGCAGAGAGCTTACATCGAGACCCCGCAGGGACGCGCCGCCCTGCTGGACGAGTTGGTGAACTTCAACCTGCTCGCCCTGTCCGGCAAAGAACAGAACCTTCAGGACACCCAGGCGTTCAAGGACGCCATGCAGCTTCACGAGCGTCAGGTCCTCGCCAACCTCGCCGGCGAGAAGGCCATTGCCGGCAGCGGCGACAATATCAGCGACGCGGAAATCAAGCAGTACTACGACGCGCATCAGGATTCGTTCTTCGTGCCCGAGTCAATTCGGGCGAGCCACATTCTCATTTCAGTCCCCAAGGGCGCTTCTGATAAAGAGGTGGCCGAAGCTAAGGACAAGGCGATGGATATTATTAAAAAGATAAAGAGCGGCTCTTTGGAGTTCAGCAAAGCGGCTCAGGATATGTCATCCTGCCCGTCAAAAGTCCAGGGCGGGGATTTAGGGTTTTTCTCCAAGGGACAGATGGTTCCGGCGTTTGAAAAAGCCGCTTTCGCCCTCAAGCCCGGCGAAATGACGTCCGAGCCGGTTCGCACCGATTTTGGTTTCCACATCATCAAGGTGACTGACGCCCATCCGGCCAAGACGATGCCGCTTGACGACGTCAAGGCGAGCATTAAATCGACCCTGTCCAGCCAGGCAAAGCTCGCGGCGTTCCAGAAGGCGATCGCCGAACTGCGGCAGAAGTACCCGGTCGAAATTCTTGATGAGAGCCTGAAAACTCCGGCTCCTGCCTCATCAACTTCTGCTCCTGCACCGACGTCCGAGCCTGTTCCGGCTGACGCGAAAAAGTAA
- a CDS encoding PLP-dependent aminotransferase family protein, with the protein MIELALDRSAPTALYVQLADRLSDLIRCGALGPSERLPSSRSISADLGVSRQTAVDALSELVSRGLVTARGRSGFFVASGRQARDRQEWGALLHMDDDRPEGLMVPAKILSSAADALFSDHRAFVASPVAGWESLRRLLVRHSAARGIAAQWSHIFLTSGGRQGLSLALMALKERGVRHLTVPKLCWPGAPLCGEAEGFGISRLPSDDLTELAALGPADALYLNPSFSNPTGQTIELAERKAVLEASRRQGFWILEDDAYGELRYGPDAVPAFRAIASDGDRLVYLSSFSQALCPGLRLGYCLAPKTLHKSFENGLLLRSGPASSPLQLWLEKLIDGGGLERALSCVRVETASRMRTLWENLKRLTRPWSSNRPQGGIYLWLSTPETDGRELAERCFSLGLAIAPGQLFSSDGPVNAVRLSISSLSGPQIAEAVTLIEKASGAVSEN; encoded by the coding sequence ATGATCGAGTTGGCTCTTGACCGGTCTGCGCCGACGGCACTGTACGTTCAACTTGCCGACAGACTGTCTGATCTCATTCGCTGCGGCGCTCTCGGCCCGAGCGAGCGGCTGCCGTCCAGCCGAAGCATTTCTGCCGACTTGGGCGTGAGCCGGCAGACGGCGGTGGACGCGCTGTCTGAACTGGTCAGTCGGGGGCTTGTAACCGCCCGGGGGCGGAGCGGTTTTTTCGTCGCCTCGGGCCGGCAGGCGCGGGACCGACAGGAGTGGGGCGCTCTCCTGCACATGGACGACGACCGGCCGGAAGGGCTGATGGTTCCGGCCAAAATTCTTTCCAGCGCGGCAGACGCGCTGTTCTCAGACCATCGGGCGTTTGTCGCTTCGCCGGTGGCAGGCTGGGAATCGCTTCGGCGGCTACTTGTCCGGCACAGCGCCGCCCGGGGAATCGCCGCTCAGTGGTCCCATATTTTCCTGACTTCCGGCGGCAGGCAGGGCCTGTCACTTGCTCTCATGGCGCTCAAAGAGCGCGGCGTCCGTCATTTGACCGTGCCAAAACTCTGCTGGCCCGGCGCTCCTCTCTGCGGCGAGGCCGAGGGTTTTGGAATTTCCCGCCTTCCTTCCGACGACCTGACCGAACTGGCGGCCCTCGGCCCGGCAGACGCCCTGTACCTGAACCCGAGCTTTTCCAACCCGACCGGCCAAACCATCGAGCTGGCCGAGAGGAAGGCCGTTTTAGAGGCCTCGCGTCGTCAAGGTTTTTGGATTTTGGAAGACGACGCGTACGGCGAACTGCGGTACGGCCCTGACGCCGTCCCGGCCTTCCGCGCCATTGCGTCCGACGGAGACCGGCTGGTGTACCTGAGCTCGTTCAGTCAAGCCCTTTGTCCGGGACTGCGGCTCGGGTATTGCCTAGCGCCCAAAACGCTCCACAAGTCCTTTGAAAACGGGCTGTTGCTCCGTTCCGGCCCTGCGTCCTCGCCGCTTCAGCTGTGGCTGGAAAAACTGATCGACGGCGGCGGCCTAGAGAGGGCGTTAAGCTGTGTGAGAGTTGAAACGGCCAGCCGAATGAGAACGCTGTGGGAAAACCTGAAGCGTCTGACGCGTCCGTGGTCGTCCAACCGGCCGCAGGGAGGAATTTACCTCTGGCTTTCGACGCCGGAGACCGACGGCCGCGAGCTGGCAGAACGGTGTTTTTCCCTCGGACTGGCGATCGCGCCCGGGCAGCTCTTTTCGTCCGACGGGCCGGTAAACGCGGTCAGGTTGTCCATCAGCTCCTTGTCGGGGCCTCAAATAGCCGAGGCTGTCACGCTGATTGAGAAAGCCAGCGGTGCGGTGTCGGAAAACTGA
- a CDS encoding glutamate synthase-related protein produces the protein MSVYVCPMCGYRYDEEAEGAPLSSLKECPLCGCPISQFEQDSEPEAQPKPERTSGGDLAYPAEFTKTDPKIRYMSEIQEMALTGRPLSGAMGTLMPIPNWDGLVLPGAQLDPMPLDDGADVRIETVIGPNAARPLELSGPVYVSHMSFGALSKEAKVALALGASAVGTATCSGEGGILPEERAAAAKYIFEYIPNQYSVNDENLQAADAVEIKVGQGTKPGMGGHLPGAKVTEEIARIRNKPVGQDILSPSRYRDINSPSDMKDLVSSLRRRSKGRPIGIKIAAGHVENDLAFCLAAEPDFITIDGRGGATGSSPLILREATTVPTISALCRARRFLDQKGSGVQLVITGGLRISADVAKAIALGADAVAMATAPLIALGCAQYRICGSGKCPMGVGTQDAELRRRLDVPAAAKRVENFFACLLTELRTFARVTGHASLIDLGPNDLCATDRTVAEMTGIRLG, from the coding sequence GTGTCCGTGTACGTGTGTCCGATGTGCGGCTACCGGTACGACGAAGAAGCGGAGGGCGCTCCTCTGTCTTCTTTGAAAGAGTGTCCGCTGTGCGGCTGTCCGATCTCGCAGTTTGAGCAGGACTCCGAACCGGAAGCTCAGCCCAAGCCGGAAAGAACATCCGGCGGGGACTTGGCCTATCCGGCCGAGTTCACCAAGACGGACCCGAAGATTCGATACATGTCGGAGATTCAGGAAATGGCCCTGACAGGCCGTCCTCTTTCGGGCGCCATGGGAACGCTGATGCCTATTCCCAACTGGGATGGGCTCGTCTTGCCGGGCGCTCAGCTGGATCCTATGCCGTTGGACGACGGTGCGGACGTGCGGATCGAAACGGTTATCGGCCCGAACGCGGCCCGGCCGCTTGAGCTGTCCGGACCGGTCTACGTCTCTCACATGTCGTTCGGAGCCCTTTCCAAAGAAGCGAAGGTTGCCCTTGCCCTCGGTGCCTCAGCCGTCGGGACGGCGACCTGCAGCGGCGAAGGAGGCATTCTGCCGGAAGAACGGGCAGCTGCCGCGAAGTATATTTTCGAGTACATTCCCAACCAGTACAGCGTTAACGACGAGAACCTCCAAGCCGCCGACGCGGTGGAGATAAAGGTCGGTCAGGGGACAAAGCCCGGCATGGGCGGCCACCTTCCCGGCGCCAAGGTCACCGAAGAGATCGCCCGTATCCGAAACAAGCCGGTTGGGCAGGATATTTTGAGCCCTTCCCGCTACCGGGATATCAACTCGCCGTCGGATATGAAGGACTTGGTTTCGAGCCTTCGTCGGCGGTCGAAAGGCCGTCCGATCGGCATCAAAATTGCCGCCGGACACGTGGAAAATGACTTGGCGTTCTGCTTGGCCGCCGAGCCGGATTTCATCACGATCGACGGCAGAGGCGGCGCGACTGGTTCGAGCCCGCTGATCCTGCGCGAGGCCACTACGGTGCCCACCATATCAGCCCTCTGCCGGGCCCGGCGTTTTCTCGACCAAAAGGGAAGCGGCGTTCAGCTGGTCATCACAGGCGGACTTCGGATTTCTGCCGACGTGGCCAAGGCCATCGCCCTAGGGGCCGACGCGGTCGCCATGGCGACTGCCCCGCTCATTGCCTTAGGCTGTGCCCAGTATCGGATATGCGGCTCCGGCAAGTGCCCGATGGGCGTGGGGACTCAGGACGCCGAGCTGCGGCGGCGGCTTGACGTGCCAGCGGCTGCCAAACGGGTGGAGAACTTCTTCGCTTGCCTGCTGACCGAGCTTCGGACGTTCGCCCGGGTCACCGGTCACGCCAGTTTGATCGACCTAGGGCCGAACGACCTGTGCGCCACAGATCGAACCGTCGCAGAGATGACCGGGATTCGGCTGGGGTAA